In the Sandaracinus amylolyticus genome, CCTCGCCCGACAGACGATTCGCGACCTCGAGCACCGTGTAGAACGGGCGGCCCCAGGTCACGACCGTCACGTGGCGACCCTCGCGCACCACGCGCGCCTGGCCGAGCGGGATCGTTTCGTCCTCACCCGCGTCGGGCACGTCGCCCTTCACGTTGTAGAGCGTCTCGCCCTCGAGGAAGACGACCGGGTTGTCGTCGCGGATGCTCGTCTTGAGCAGCCCCTTCGCATCACGCGGCGTCGACGGGTACACGACCGCGAGCCCCGGCACGTTGCAGTAGAACGGCTCCACTGCGTGCGAGTGCTGCGCGCCCACCTGACGCGCCGACGCGTTGGGCCCCCGGAACACGATGGGCACGGGGTACTGGCCCGCGCTCATCTGGTACATCTTCGCCGCGTTGTTGACGATCTGGTCGAACGCGACGAACGAGAAGTTCCACGTCATGAACTCGATGATCGGGCGCAGCCCCGTCATCGCCGCGCCCACGCCGACCCCCGCGAAGCCAGC is a window encoding:
- a CDS encoding pyruvate dehydrogenase complex E1 component subunit beta, which gives rise to MREITYRDALKEAMAEEMERDPRVFVMGEEVGHYQGAYKVTRGLLDQFGAERVIDTPIAEAGFAGVGVGAAMTGLRPIIEFMTWNFSFVAFDQIVNNAAKMYQMSAGQYPVPIVFRGPNASARQVGAQHSHAVEPFYCNVPGLAVVYPSTPRDAKGLLKTSIRDDNPVVFLEGETLYNVKGDVPDAGEDETIPLGQARVVREGRHVTVVTWGRPFYTVLEVANRLSGEGIEIEVIDPRSLRPLDTDTIVQSVKKTNRCVVVHEHWPYGGPGAEIVDRVTRDAFDYLDAPILRATNLDVPMPYALHLENKVIVGPDRIEKTIRDVLYKS